The nucleotide window gcttttccttttctttctttggcacCTCTGTGCTTGCTTTTAGTTTGTTGTGATTTATAGTCATAAGCATCTTTCTTTGTTTTGGTAGATCGTCCTGGGTGAACCAGCCTTGGGGATAAGTAAATCTGACTCCTGCTGTACCGACAAACACTTTGTTCTACGTTTTCAGGTATCCGTGTGCCTATTGGCGGGTCTACAAATCTAATCCTTTCTAGTTCCAAAGAGTCCTCTGACAAATGACTGATTCCAAAATCATCCACAGCACTCGTCTGACATGGACTgttaatgtatttctttaaacCACGACGGAGAGATATAGTTCTAGGTAAGACAATATCAGTTGACTTATCTTCACTTGAATCCAAATCAAATCCTGGTCTGTCTTGAGAAATAGTAGGTACTGgctctgagaattaaaaaaataaaataaatgagaaaaacaggTTCACTTTATGGAAATTTAAATTAAGAATGTTAGAATTCAAAGTTAAAAATGGAACTAATGAAAATTCTTTCTGTAGTTTTCCATTTactctaaataaatgaaaatctggGGAGCTTACTATGTACTTCCTTTTGACTGTCTACACCTATATATTCCAAGGCTGTTACAAGGATTAGGTAAGGTAACGTATGTTCAGTGCCTCACAGAGCAGCACGTCGCAGCTCAGCCAACTGCAGCCACGGTTGTAACCAAGGTTTCTGGCTACagatttggaaaaacaaaaatggatGGATTTTAAAACCCTTTTGTGAttctgtgtaaaacagatagatATTTGCTTTGAGCAGAATACCAGATGAGCAGAtcttaaaaggtaaaaaaaacaaaaattagagaaatttaaTTGCTACATGTTCTCAAAGATCTCATCGTGCCTTAACGGTATTTTTAGATTTTCACTTGAATTACCTTCTCCTTGGAATGATTCTTCTTGTCCTGGACAGTCAGCACCCTCAAGCACTTGCCTTAGAAAgtaccaataaaaaataaaaaacttaaaacagtTATGCAATAAAAGAATTTAAGATTTTCtacaaagtttttttcttttagtaacaTTTCATAATTCCATTCTATATCAGTATATCTGTTCTGtatcaaaggaaaccaaaaaacacTGATGATGATGACATGGAAGCAGATTTGTTATGACTGATATTCAACTCCCCCTAGGAGGAGCACATCAAACTGAACAGTTTCTCCTGAACACTTTCCCTAACTCATCATTTTATTTAACTGGAGAAATAGCCAATCAGATTGATGTATAAACTACATTAAAAGAAATTCAGTTAGATGCCTCTTCCGGAGCCTACTGTGTCATTAGCCAAGCTGTGATTTTCTTCGGTACAACATACTTTTGTGGCATTTACCTACTGACTCCTCTGAATTCACactgttcattttctttaaaaaattttgtccCTTTGGTTCATGGAAtaagaaatttccatttttatgctTTAATATGGCCAtttcattctaattttattctttttttttctatacaaaATTTACCCCTCTAGACATCAAAACTTAAGTACAAGTTGTGGAAATAGAGTAATAGCAACCAGTCAATAACAATTTTAGAAATCTTATAAAAACTCAATTACCTCATCTTACTTTTTGGCCATCACATAAATATTGCATCAGATCTTAACATTCAACAGTTTAAAAACTACTCATGATTAAAATTAACATGGGGACAGAAATCACAGTAGTGATTACTTCCACAAGGAGAGGGGCACAAAGGCACAAACTCAAAAGGGACATGAAGGAATGGTTTATGACAGGAGCTCTCACCTGGGGACAGTTAACCTGCCCACTCTCCCCTGGGTCCTCAGAACGCCTGGCAATGTCTAGACACACCTTTGGTTCTTACAACTATTAGAGGCGGTTGCTGTTGGCATTTGGTGGGTCGAGGCCGAGGATGCTGCTAAATGCCCCACAGTGCTTAGGACCAAGCCCACAACAAAGAATGATCCAGTCCAAACAGTCAGCAGTGCTCGGCTGAGAAATCCTGGCCAGAGCAATGGCAATGCTCTGCACTTGAACCCAGGTTTCAGCTCACAGGTGTATGTATTAGTCCAACTCACTGCACTCTGTAATTGAGATCTGTGCATTTGACTAAtctaattttatttcagtaatttATAAGCAAACACATAAAGTACCCTAATTCAAGAGAAGGAGTATATGAGGTCTGATGGTATTTCAGAACCAACTGGATAAGCGAGTCAGTGTGACAATTTGTTAAATATGGTAGTTGATTAGATTTCTTTTCTAAACCAGACTATTTGTGTTACTGGCAAAATAACCAACATTTGAATATCCAATTCTTAGAATAAAAACACGAtacaagaaaaatacaaatgaagctTCAAGAAAAGCTTCTTATCCCTAGACATCAAACAGTAACTCAATAGAAGAAAGCTTTGGTGTGGCTATATAGGACAGAATTTCCACATATCAAAATTTTCTTAAATACATTCTTGAGAGAGTACCAGACTTCAAATACATGAGTCAGTCTGATGCTAATTTCCTTGCACAAATGGATCACAGTTACATATTTACTGGTGAGAATAATAATGGATACTAACGGTAGACGCTCCACAGATGAATCCCTGCAGTTGCTGTCACTATTGGAGTCCATTCCAGAGGGACATAATTCTAGGTTCTGTTAAtgtattaaaacaaagaaaacactgGTACAACCAAGATATTCACAACAAagcattcatttactcaacaataGATACTTACTGATTGTCTGCTATGGTCCCAGGGACTGTTCTAGGAACTGAATCCATAACTAGAAAACAGAATAAGTACTACCCTCTTAAAGCTTACAATCTAGCATAGggagagaaaatgtaaaaaagcTAGTAGTCATAAATGCAATGGAGGAAATATTTACTCAGGGTGAAATGGCAGAGTAACTGATGTCTGGCGGGCTTTGAGGTGGGATAATTTTCATCTGAAATCTGAAGAAATGCAAAGAGCCAGCCACTTGAAGGAGAAGCACTGGGAACAGAAAATACAAGTCATGATGTAGGAAAACCCTTGCTGTGTTTAGGAAAGAAGGCCACTGGGGCTGGAACAGTCACAGGAAAGACCAGGAGGAGGTGGGCAGAGGCCAGATGATGCAGGGCCTGAGGGccatgagtttgactttttttttttctttcagaaaaagacCAGTCTCTTGGTGGGTGACACAGGTTGGGCATGGACCCCAAGGCAGTTGCCCACCTAAAGGGAGGCCCCCCGACAAGACACTCTGCGAGGCCTGCTCTTCTGGCCCCAGCTGGTTGGCTCTGGATGGGGTTTGGGGCGCCCGTGGCACACACCGAGAAGTCATTTAAATATTAAGCAGGGAAGTAAAATGatctaagttttaaaaagatgaagCAGACCACCATGTGACACAGGGGCTGAAAAGGCCAAGGCGCAGCAGCTGGGAAGCCGCATGTCAGTCAAGCAGGACACGCCCACCTGGACTGAGTCCTGCAGCTGAGAAGGTTTGGCCTAGAAGGTTTCGGGGTAACAAAGTGTGCTCGCATTGAATAGGGGTGGAGGTAGGGACAGTGAGCGAGAGGGAAGCTTCTCGTGGTTCTGACTTGGCCAAGCAGCTGGGCTGCCTTACTGAGCCAAGCAAGACTTATATAGGGAGGCAGAAGTCCACAGTATCTTTGGGAGGGGGAAAAAGTAGTTTATACTTTGTACAAAGTATGTTTGAGATTCTTTATAATACTTAAGTGAATATATCAAGTAATAACCGTGTGTGTGTAGATCTTGAGCTACAAACTTGGAAGTCACCAGCAGGCAGACAATATTTAAAGCTGTGGGAAGGGATACAGTGGGTCTAGGACAACTGATGTTTAGGAGTAAAGAAGAAGCCAGCAAGAGAGACGTACATGGAACAGTCAGAAAGGTAAACAAGGAGATTATGATGGTAAGAAAGCTGAGATCAAAGTACTTCCAACAAAGTCATCCCTGGACCATAGTAGTACTTCAAGGCcaacaagaaagaaaagtgacCAAAGTTACTGACTTTGGTAACACAGAGGTTTTGGTGACCCAGATATACAGTGATAATAGAATGGTGGGGATCAAAGTCTGACACAGAGTTCAAATGTGAATGGAAGCTGAGGAAGGGAAGACAGTAAGTGCTCTGTTCTCTTTGGAAAAGTTCTCCTGCGAATGGAAGCAGAGAAATGAGGAGAGAGCAGAATGAGATCAGGAGaggttccatttattttcttttcctcttaaggTGAGAGAGATACTAAAGCACATTTGTACATAACTGGAACAATTGGGTAGAGGGAGATAAATGCTGGATGAGAGTGCAAACTTTCAGGAGCAAAGTCCTAGaggagaagaaaacaagagaatcGGATCACACAGGGAGGGACTGGCCTTGGATAGGAGCAGACACTTCGGCCAATGGCaccagaaggaaaaggagagacagCGTAGACCCAGGCAGATGTGTATAAATAGATGTGTGTCAGGGAAACAAGAGGCCCAGTCTGATTCCTTAAAAGTCATTCTGATTCAGTGCAGTTGTTTTATGAAATTTGATGGACAAACAATATACAGACATTATAATGAATAGGTTGAAACTGTTCATCAGAAATACAACTGGAAACTTAATCCTGTTAATAAAAGTTTTAAGTTGATTATCAATACAGCTAATGTTCTAAAGCTAGTATTACTGAAGGTAAATAAAGGCGGATATTTAACTACAGAGAGATATAAAATTTTACAAGATCCATAATAAAATGTAAGAAACGCTATTAGTACTTTCTAATTAATCCTTAAAAGGCAAGATAATTATTGGTaggcaagaaataaaaacattctcaTTACAGCATTTTAAGCTTCTCTATCACTACAAATTGACTTGATAAACAAGGACGCACAAGTACACAATGACAGCTGAGAGCAAGTGACACATCAAACGGGGCAGAAAACAAACGGATGTTTAAATGCTAATACTCtcacttagcaactaacactatcTTTTAATACTAAAAATTCATTGATCAATGTCCAAAGGTCtataataaaagaattttttcaCCAGTTTTTGTGATTATCTTATTGAATATTCACTTGACACTATTCTGTGTGATTTCAGCAAAAATCtgaaaagggaagaggaagattcaaatgtctttggagaaatgttttgcCTCACTAGTtgaccaaagaaaaaaattaggaaagattacattttgagggaaaaaagttttttttttttttttaaataatctaacCCGTACACGAAggttaaataaaaaaacaatctAATCTTTATAGGTAATTCTCTATCACACTACAATGCatattgcatgtgtgtgtatacattctATGTATTATACACAGAAGAGATAGGCAATCACCTTAGCTGCAGGGAAGCAAGAACTCTTTCACTGGCCCCTGCTCTAGGTGGAGAGGACTTGCCTCCGTTCTCGAGTGCCCGCCCTGCACAGCTCCGGCCTCTGCCGCCCTCGTGCCGGCACAGCCGTCCTCGCTGGTATGGCAAGCAGACGGGCACCTAAGTGTTTCCACCCGACTTCTTTCTCTGCCCCATGGAGCGTCCCTGGCAGTGGCCTTTAGGAAATGAGAGGAGACTGACCCAGAGAAGATCCTAAACCAAACTTTCTCCATGTGTTGCTTTGGCTGGCCTTTCTACACACCCCTGGACACAAACAATCAGATTAAAAAGCTGACAGCAAAATGTTCAAGATATTTCCTGTTTGGCAGTTAATGTATAGttgtcctgaaggaaatcagtcctgaatattctttggagggactgatgctgaagctgaaactcccatactctggccacctgatgcaaagagctgactcattggaaaagaccctgatgctgggaaagactgaaggtgggaggagaaggggatgacagaggatgagatggttggatggcatcactgactcgatggacatgggtttgggtagactctggcagttggtgatggacagggaggcctggcgtgctgaggttcacgGTGTTgcagagctggatacgactgagtggctgaactgaactgtcctaaCTTAGCCAACTAGTAGGTAAAAAGGATTCTCCATAAAGCACTTAACTACTTCTCATCTCCCCAATTCAGGCAGTCCTTACATAACCCCACTGGTGTAGCAAAACTACATAGAAAAGCTAGGATTAACAGCACTGATTAAAACTTCTGCATGACTCTGCTTCCACTACCACTTCCAGACCTTCAGCTTACTTGCCCTCCCTTTGACTCAGTTTGCTGACCATTCAAAGGGTCTGGCCATGCAAGAGACTAAACTATTTCTTTTATACCTTGTCTTGCTACACTCTTTCAGAAGCAAGTTATAGGGGTATTACCAGTACGCTTGAAGCATTCTTAACTGGCCACACACAACTACGGGGCTACAGCACTGAGAAAAGATGTTCTGCCCAATTCACTAACAACAGAGCTATCaggataattaatttaaaaaacacaattgaTCTAAATTGATAATTTAAGGCTTTAACATTTTCTTCCTAAGAAATCCAGCCTTCCCGATGAAAATACCTGAGCAGGATCTTCTGTCTGTTGTGACGTAAGTTTATTTCTCAGTGTGTACAGCTGGTAGCTGAGGAGGTAACACTCTCTCCGCAGCTTTAAGATGACATCGTGGGCTTCTTTCAGTTTGGACTTTTCATTTTCCAAAGCTAAGGCTAACATTCTGTTGTTGTCTTCATAGTTTAGCACTTTGGAAGTGTtggctaaaagaaaataaaatttttttaaatcagtaattAAATCTAATCTTAAAAAGTGATGTACAGGAAACATGAAAGTCTCTTACTGATTGTTTGGCATGGCGCAATGATCAAAGACTTTCGTTTAACCTCTGTCAAATTTttactccttttctcttttatttgtttctttatgtcTTCAAGACTATCTTGAAAAGACTTTTTGAGGCATCTTTCCTTGGCCATCTTCTGCTCtaggactttaaaaataatagaaatcatttaatttttgaaGGGGTGGtatcaaatataaaacaaaattgaaaacaggCTGAACATAAAAAATGATTAGACCCTTTGTAACTGCAGAATCAGCCCAAAGTAGATAGCTAATCTGGTAATAACCTACATTTTGCAGCTTTTAAATTACATTAATGTTTGTGGCATAATTTTATCCTCCTCAGGTACTTTATAGGAAAGGTTTAATCAATAAGATTTCCAACCCAAAGACTTTGTAATATGCCACTTATTAATTCTGTAACAAATTCTGGGGGCTTACTATATACTAGGCACTATCATGGCATCAGTATTTTGCTACTAAATACAGACTACTGTGCATGAACACCTTTGCCCTACATTGTACTTTGCAGatcttaaaattacaaaaaaaaaaaattcgcaTTTCCTATGGCAATCTATATACGTAAGTTTTCACTACAAAGCACGTCTTCATCTCCTCTGAGTTTGTCAAATGTTTTCCTGAACCTTACATTTTCTTGAGTATTTTCTCCAGGCGTTTCTTACTTTCCTCTGGGCTCTTAAATACAGATACTGtagatttcatttaaatattttctttctgccaATACAGATACATATACTGGGATGCTTCCAGGCCAGCCAGGACAACTactatttttaaagctttgaCATTAAGTGGGATGTATAAAACACCCTATCTACCACAAGGAAGTTTCTTTAGTTCAAACCTGGACATGTTTGCGAGCCAGACAAATTAGGCAACTAAGCAAGTTGGcttagttattttaaaagcacAGTCTATCTTAAAAACTTTCGTTCGTACATTAAGTCAACTTAAAATTAATAAGGAGATGAGCCCCGTCAGAAGTTTCCTTCCTGCCTGGGCCGACGGTCTTAAGAGGGGGTGTGGCGGCCAGCAGGGCTGGAGAAGTCAGGACAGGGCCGCACTGGATTCGGGTTTAGAGATGTGGAATCCAAAGAGCCAGGGCGGGAGCTCTCCACCCGTCGCCCCTGCCGCTGGGTGGCCGGCAGGACCGGCCAGTGCGGCTCTCCAGAAGGAGAAGCAGCCAAAGCGAAGGACGCCACCAGCTCAGGCTGCCGGCCTGCGGGCTCTTCCGCTCGAGCCTGGGCTTCAAATCCCGCGAACGCTTCACCTCCCGATCTCCGCGAAGCGGGAGGTTCAGGCCCCACCGAACAGAGGAGGAAGTCGGAGAGGGGCGCCGGCAGGGCAGGCCCCAGGCCCGAGCTTCTGGCCGCCGAACTAGAAGGACCGGGAGACCCCGCGGCGGGGGGCGCGGCACGACGACCCTGGGCCCGGAAAGCCGCGGCcctcttcctggagaaggcagccGGGGCGGGCAGGCGTGAGGCCCGCAGACCCGCCTCTCGCGGGACGCCCAGAACGGTACCTGGGCCACGGCTTCCGCCACAGCTGTCGCTCTGCTCACACCAGGCTCCGCGGGAAGGCACAGCCGCGCACGCCGGGACCTCCGAGACCCCAGCCTCAGACCCCGGGTTGCGCCGCCCTCCGCGTTCAAACTCTCCGCCGCGCGCGCCCATTGGCTGGCGGTCACGTGACGCGGCAGCCCTACCCGGCGTAAGCGAAGCCCCGCCCCCCGGGCGGTGTCGACTGACGCGATCTCGCGGGGATTGCGCCTTCGCGCGGCCGCGGCCGTTTCCCGCGGGGCGGAGTCTGTGTCTGGCGCTTTTCGGCCTCCCGCTGTGGGGCTTAGGGGGCGGAGCCACCATGACACCTTGAGGGGCGGGGACTTTAGGGAGTGAAAAGCTTCCGGTTTACTGGGCCCGCCGCCGGTCTTCGAGGTCGTGCGCAAGGGCTCCCTCTGGCGAGAAGAGTCGTCTTGGTGGTTTGCCGGCTGAAGCGTCAGCCCACTGCATGGAGGCCGTTAAAGGGGTGGGGTTCtgcaggccagagtactggagtgggtaggtcgttcccttctccaggggtcttcccgacctagggatcggacccagggctcccgcattgcaggcggattccttacctctgagccaccagggaagcttcagtTAAAGGGATATGcaagcagaaacagagaggagCTTTTGGAGTAACTGGATTTTGTTAGGGAGGTTGCAGACATCTGAAATATTCAGGTCCAGGTTCTTTATCTTTGCCTCTCAGAAAATGACAGTAGCATCTATTGAGTTACCTGCCCAGAAGCCTGGGAAAATCTTCCTGATTATTTATCATCCCTTAGCTtttccatcggagaaggcaatagcaccccactccagtactcctgcctggaaaatcccatggacggaggagcctggtgggttgcagtccatggggtcctacgagtcggacacgactgagcgacttcactttcacttttcactttcatgctttggagaaggaaatggcaacccactccagtgttcttgcctggagaatcccagggacgggggagcctggtgggctgccatctctggggttgcacagagtcggacacgactgaagcgactcagcagtagcagcagcagcagcagcttttcctTGTCCTGTTGGTCACCCAGTCCTGTCAATTCTTCTAAGTATTTTTCAGGTCCACAGTTAGAGCAAAACCAGAAATGAGTGAAGGGTCTCTGGCACATACCAGCCAAGAATTAAACGATGTTGCTTGTTTCTTCAGCTGTTACTACTAACAAACATTTGTAGCTGGACCCGTCCTTGACAAAGTGGGTTATTCTTTGACTCTATGTAGATTGTACTCTGCACCTGGCCGCCTTCTCCCGCTGTACTctcttgtcagttcagttcagccgctcagtagtgtccgactctcttgTAGCATTCCGTATTTCAGAAAGCAGGTAGTGGGCCTATAACTTTAGGGACACCAGTCGCAGTTGCTGAGTTGCCTGATGCTAACTGTGGCTTTTTgaaactttgcaaaaaaaaaaaaagaaaaaaaggcagggCCTTCATGAGAATATAAAAACCTCTCCCTTGAGAGAGGAGGGCACAATTCTTGAGGCGCTAGCCTTCTGCGTTTCCCTTTTGCCTGGGAAAAATACTGAAGCCactcttttttgtttgcttgaagctctgtctctgtatttctgtttggcTTCGGTGGACAGGGAGCCAAGGTTTTAGCAGCCAAACCCTATTTTCCATCCCCTAATCCAAGCAACTACCTAATTCCTTTCTACAAACTGTGCTGGGACCTGCTCTGACTGCAAACTCCATTCTGTTGTCAGGGTGTTTTCTCCAAAAGGCGGGCTCTGACCTTAAACAGATTTAAACTTTCTTCATGTTAGTGTGACCTTACTACTCACATGTTAATGTCAGTGACTGCTTGGTAGCCAATCAGCTACAAACAAGTAAGTTTAATAATTCTACTACTCTAAAAAAGTGGAAATGTTAGTAACTAatcacacaaaaatgaactcattcattcatgcttTATGAACTGAGCTGACTACTGAAAGCTAAGTTTCTAACCACTTCTAGTTTGAATACTCCTAATTcaccagaagaattgatgcttttgaactgtggtgttggagaagactcttgagagtcccttggactgcaaggagatccagccagtccatcctaaaggagatcagtcctgggtgttcactggaaggactgatgttgaagctgaagctccaatactttggccacctgatgtgaagaactgactcagttgaagagaccctgatgctgggaaagattgagggcaggaggagaaggggacaacagaggatgagatggttgaatggcatcacccactcaatggatgtggggttgagtagactctggcagttggtgatagggaggcctggcgtgctgcagttcatggggtcgcaaagagtcggacatgactgagcaactgaactgaactgaattcccagTTTGTTTCTTAATGAAATATTCATATCAAGTAGTGCTGTCTGAATTTTCTTTTGAGAATACTTCTGTGTGCAGGTTCTATATCAGTACCTCTGTACCTGGGGCCCCAGGGGGTATTTACAGCGCTGAGAGGCATTTCTGGTTCCTTTGGACAGAGCTTGCTTTGGACATAGAAGAGCAATGGTGttctataaaatatgaataactgAGGAGTGTTATTATTTTCTAACTGTTTTCTTGCCACTCTAAAAATGATGTCatagaaggaaaatgaaagataGGACAACTCATAATTTTCTTTCAGTCCATCTCTATTCATTAGTAAGCTGAAGGTAAGAAACTGTTGGTAGAATGTGcacatataaagaaatataaacagtTTGGTCAGTCTTGTGTGGCATTTCTGCTGTTTCGGTAAGAATGAAATGCATACACATGTAAGAGCTGTGAAATATGAATTGTGTGATTTTGGTGACTCTGCAAATGCTCTTATGTTTGCATTTAAAACTAGCATTGTACAGTACAATGATGAATGGTAACATTCATGCTGAtgcttgaaattttaaattttcctttactTAAAATGACATTATATGTCAAATGAAAATACACATTGACAAATTGAGGCAGATACTGTGGAAGAAAGGTAGAATCTttatatacatgggcttccctggtggctcagaggttaaagcgtctgcctccaatgcgggagaccagggttcaatccctgggtcaggaagatcccctggagaaggaaatggtaacccactccagtgttcttgcctggagaatcccatggacggagaagcctggtaggctacagtccacggggtcgcaaagagtcagccacgactgtatacacacacacacacacacacacacacacacatacaatgaacataggggttcatatatctttttaaattagtggtTTTTTCCTCAAGAAAgtaccagaagtggaattgcatgatcatatggtagttctagttttaattttttaagcaatctccatactgttttccatagtgtctgcaccaatttactttcccacaaacagtgtaggaggggATCCCCTTCTTCCACATTCTCACTCACACTTGTTATTTGTTCTCTTTTTGATAAGGGCCGTTCTGACAGGTGCAaggtgctatctcattgtggttttgatctattatttccctgatgattagtagtGTTGATCATCTTGTCACATGTCTGttggacatctgtatgtcttctttgggaaaatgtctattcaggtcttctcccattttttaattgggttattatttttttttaatattgagttgtctgggttctttgtatgttttggatattTACTCCTAATCAGATATAtcctttgcaaatatcttctcccattcatttgttgttcagtcactaagtcgtgtccgactctctgctacctcatggactgcagcactccaggattccctgtccttcattgtctcctggagattgttcagactcatgtccattgagttgacgatgccatccaaccatctcatcctctgtcgcccccttctcctcctgccctcaatctttcccagcatcagggtcttttccaatgagtcagctcttcacatcaggtggccaaagtgtgggagcttcagcaccagtcctcccATTCAGTAGGGTGAATTTTCatctagtttcctttgctgtgcagaggttttcagtttagtttttagttttcagTTTAGGTTTTCAGATGTagtcatatttattcatttttgctttactttttcttgc belongs to Bubalus kerabau isolate K-KA32 ecotype Philippines breed swamp buffalo chromosome 2, PCC_UOA_SB_1v2, whole genome shotgun sequence and includes:
- the SGO1 gene encoding shugoshin 1 produces the protein MGARGGEFERGGRRNPGSEAGVSEVPACAAVPSRGAWCEQSDSCGGSRGPVLEQKMAKERCLKKSFQDSLEDIKKQIKEKRSKNLTEVKRKSLIIAPCQTITNTSKVLNYEDNNRMLALALENEKSKLKEAHDVILKLRRECYLLSYQLYTLRNKLTSQQTEDPAQNLELCPSGMDSNSDSNCRDSSVERLPQVLEGADCPGQEESFQGEEPVPTISQDRPGFDLDSSEDKSTDIVLPRTISLRRGLKKYINSPCQTSAVDDFGISHLSEDSLELERIRFVDPPIGTRIPENVEQSVCRYSRSQIYLSPRLVHPGRSTKTKKDAYDYKSQQTKSKHRGAKERKGKAKANKRGKSKSVSKYKGSKSENKTVTSCDAYNFNLEEGVHLTPFRQKVCNDATREETNNESDVSICESSCSGDDSDDLYVPTCKSSPVLSSESTRSPVPRPRPKRALRHGGSETMETPPGALPEAPQSPHFTLKDITNVPLYPVMKTRKLSLSPKKNVESPPVSLRKRRCTAAVVNYKEPTLASKLRRGDPFTDLCFLNSPIFKQKKDSRHCSKKKM